TTGATGCTATCATTTATTATGAGCGTTATGCTGTCATTCAGCCTGGTACTGTCGAAGGGCTTGCTGCAGGTGATCTGCTCACCGAAGAAGAGTATCTTGATATCCTCGATAGCTTGCCTGAAGGCAACCAAGATTTGGAAGACGATGCTCCTGAGAAGTTCATCGCAAAAATCGGTGCAGAAGCAATCTACGACCTCTTGTGTCGTGTAGATCTTGACAAGCTGTCATACGAACTCAGAGCGAAGGCCTCTAAGGACTCGTCTCAGCAACGAAAGAAAGAAGCTCTCAAGAGACTTCAAGTTGTCGAGAGCTTCCGTGCCAGCGAAGGTTATAGCCGTCCGGAATGGATGGTGATGAAGGTCATACCCGTCATTCCACCTGAGTTGCGTCCTCTTGTGCCACTTGATGGTGGCCGTTTTGCTACCTCCGACCTCAACGAGCTATATCGCCGTGTCATCATACGTAACAACCGTCTACGCCGTCTGATCGAACAGAGAGCTCCACAGGTGATCCTCCGTAATGAAAAGCGTATGCTTCAGGAGGCTGTGGATAGTTTGTTCGACAATTCAAGTAAGGCAGGGGCGGTCAAGTCTGACAGCAACCGTCCACTCAAGTCTCTTACAGACAGCTTGAAGGGTAAGCAAGGGCGTTTCCGTCAGAATCTTCTCGGTAAACGTGTCGACTATTCTGCGCGTTCGGTTATCGTCGTCGGTCCCGAGCTCAAGATGCACGAGTGCGGTCTGCCAAAGTATATGGCTGCTGAGCTTTACAAGCCATTCGTTATCCGTAAGCTTCTCGAAAGAGGTATTGTCAAGACTGTGAAGTCTGCACGTCGTATCGTGGATAAGAAGGGACCTGAAGTTTGGGATATTCTCGAACACGTCATCAAGGGACACCCGGTCCTCCTCAACCGTGCTCCTACACTTCACCGCCTTGGTATCCAAGCCTTCCAGCCCAAGCTCATTGAGGGTAAGGCGATTCAGCTTCACCCACTTGCTTGTACGGCCTTTAATGCCGACTTTGACGGTGACCAGATGGCGGTGCACCTACCACTCAGCAACGAAGCTATCCTCGAAGCGCAGATGTTGATGCTCGCTTCGCACAATATTCTCAACCCTGCCAACGGAGCTCCTATCACTGTACCATCACAAGACATGGTGCTTGGGCTCTACTATATCACCAAGCTCCGTAAGGATGCTAAGGGGGCAGGGCTTGTATTCTACGGACGTGAAGAGGCTACTATTGCCTACAATGATGGCAAAGTTGCTATTCACGCACCTATAAAGGTGATGGTCGATGATGTCGATGCCGACGGTAATCCTATTCGTCACTTGGTAGAGACCTCTGTCGGGCGTTTGATGTTTAACGAGTGTGTGCCACAAGGCGTTGGTTATATCAACAGCATCTTGGGTAAGAAAGCACTCCGTGACATCATCGGGCATGTCATCAAGGAGTGTGGCATCGCAAAGACAGCAAAGTTCCTCGACGACATCAAGGATCTTGGCTACCAGATGGCATTCAAGGGTGGGCTCTCATTCAACCTCTCAGATGTCCTTATTCCTAAGGAAAAAGACACCCTCATTCAGGAGGGTTTCGCTGAGGTTGATGAAATCATGTCTAACTACAATATGGGTTTCATCACCAACAACGAGCGTTACAATCAGATCATCGACACCTGGACACACGTCAATACACGTCTGTCGGGTATTTTGATGAAGCAGCTTAGTGAGGACAACGAGGGATTCAACTCTATCTTCATGATGATGGACTCGGGTGCTCGTGGTTCGAAAGACCAGATCAACCAGCTTTCAGGTATTCGTGGTCTTATGGCCAAGCCTCAGAAGAGCGGTACCGAAGGGGCGCACACTATGGAGAACCCGATCCTCTCCAACTTTAAGGAGGGGCTATCTGTGCTCGAGTACTTTATCTCTACCCACGGTGCTCGTAAGGGTCTCTCGGATACGGCATTGAAGACTGCCGATGCGGGTTACCTCACACGTCGTCTTGTAGACGTTTCGCAAGATGTTATCGTGACCGAAGAGGACTGTGGCACACTTCGTGGGCTTGTCACCGAAGAGATCAAAGAAGGTGACGTTGTCATCGCTTCTCTATACGAACGCATCCTCGGTCGTGTCTCTGTACATGATGTGATCCACCCAAATACCGGTGAAGTCATCGTCAAGGCAGGCGAAGAGATCAACGAAAAGGCAGCAACCATCATTCAAGACTCTCCTATCACCAATGTCGAGATTCGCTCGGTACTCACTTGTGAGTCGAAGAAGGGGGTCTGTGCGAAGTGTTATGGCCGTAACCTCTCACAAGGTCATATGGTACATATCGGTGAGGTTGTTGGTGTTGTTGCGGCACAATCTATCGGTGAACCCGGTACACAGCTTACACTTCGTACCTTCCACGCTGGGGTATCGCTTCAAATATCGGTAGTGAGAAGTATGTCAAGGCTAAGTACGACGGTATCTTGGAGATCGATGAGTTGCGTACCGTCGATGCCAAGGACGAAGAAGGCAATGCATATCAAGTCGTTGTCGGTCGTCTTGCCGAGATGCGCGTCATCGATGAGAATACTCGTATGACCCTCATCACACACCATATCCCATACGGTTCGAAGTTGTACTTCAAGCCCGGTGACAAGGTGAAGAAGGATGACAATATCTTTGAGTCTGACCCATTCAACGCTGTGATTATCGCTGAAGAGACCGGTAAACTCAAGTTTGAAGATGTCGTCGAGAATGTGACCTACAAGGTCGAATATGACTCTAATGTCAGTGCAGGACACAAGGAGCACATTATTATAGAAAGCAAGGATAAGAACTTGTCCCCTTCTGTAAGTATCCTTAACTCCAAGGGCGATATCCTACGCACATACAACCTCCCTGTGGGTGCACACTTCGTGAAGTCCAATGGAGATTCTGTCAAGACCGGTGACGTACTTGTCAAGATCCCACGTTCGACTCTCAAGGGTGGTGACATCACCGGTGGTCTTCCACGTGTGACCGAGCTCTTCGAAGCACGTAATCCGACCAACCCGGCCATCGTAGCAGAGATCGACGGTGAAGTCTCACTCGGACGTGTACGTCGTGGTAATCGTGAAGTCACCATTACTTCCAAACTTGGTGAAGAACGTAAGTACCTTATCCCACTATCAAAGCAACTTTTGATACAGGAAAACGACTATGTCCGTGCAGGTATGCCACTCTCTGACGGTGCGATCACACCTGCCGATATCCTTGCGATCAAGGGTCCAAATGCCGTACAAGACTATATCGTCAACGGTGTTCAGGATGTTTATCGCAAGCAAGGGGTGAAGATCAATGACAAGCACTTTGAGGTCATTGTTCGCCAGATGATGCGTAAAGTTGAGATCCTCGATCCGGGAGATACTCGTTTCCTTGAGCAACAGCTTGTCGACAAGCTCGATGTTATGGAAGAGAACGATCGTCTTTGGGGTAAGAAGGTTGTCGAAGATCCGGGAGACTCAGAAATCTTCTTTGCCGGTCAGGTCATCTCTGCTCGCCGTCTACGTGACGAGAATAGTATTTTGAAGCGCAAGGACCTTCGTCCTGTCGTTGTTCGCGATGCGATGCCTGCTACGACCAACCAGGTGCTCCAAGGTATCACCAGAGCGGCACTTCAGACTAAGAGCTTCATGTCTGCAGCTTCATTCCAGGAGACCCCAAAGGTCCTCAATAATGCGGCTATCGAAGGTAAGGTTGATACACTTGACGCACTCAAGGAGAATGTCATCTGTGGGCATCTGATCCCCGCAGGTACGGGTCTCCGAGAATACGACAAACTTGTCGTAGGCAATAAAAAGGATATCGAAGCTCAACGTGCAGCCGAAGCTGTGACTCGTGAGCGCTCGTTCCCTACAATGCCGGAAGACAACTGATAGACTAAAATAATATAGTCCCCATAACTCAGAGGGCCGTGTCAAAACCGTAATTTTGACACGGCTCTCTTTTTATCAAGAAACGGTTGAGATTCATTACAAGGAATTGATATTTCATTAGAATGCTTTGATTGCCCGGCTGTGTTTATTTTTATTTTTCCGGTCTTCTTTTCAACAAAGCTAGTCTCAGTTGCATCATAATTCATATATTTGTCGTGATGTTGCTTGTCGCGAAATGGATGTAAGGCCTTTCTACATCCATGAGGGTAGGAGCAGTTGTCGTTGCCACAAACCAAAAACTTAGAATAAAATAGAAATGAAAATTAAAGTCAGTATTTTGATGGCGATGGTTCTTTTTTTAGGCATCGCTTGTACTCAACAGTCGAAGAGGGGCGCAATCATGGGAGATACTTTGACGCTCAAAGACTACGAACTCGTCGGTGATGTCAAGTCCGTAAAAGAGAAGAGCTATGGCACAGGCACGATCGATGGAGAGCCCACCAATATTCTTTACAACGAAGCTTATTCCGAATTTGATGAGAGCGGAAGACTCATCTATGAAAAGTCCGATGGCGAAGATGGCGGTTATATTGCATCTTATGAATACGATGCCGAGGGGAAGTTGATCAAATTTGTTCAATCTTCTGCCAATGAAGAGGAGACGGTCACCCTCAAGACTTATGATGATCAGGGGCGTCTCATTCGTTCTGATCTTACGATACCTGATTCTGTGCCTATTGTGCTGTCGGATCACTACAAGTATGATCAGAACAACAACCTCATTGAGTCTACGGGTATGTCCGAGGGTAGCATGGGAATGTACAAGACCGTCAATGTGTATGATGAAAAAAATCGACTCATCGAGACTCTCGAAGACTCAGGTGAAGATTTTCCCATCAAGACCATATTTGCATACAATGACATAGACAGTCTCGTGAATGCCAAGACTTACATTCCATCAGGGCTTTTGTTAGAGGAGGTTATTCACTCGTATGATGAGAAAGGGTGTAAGGTAACGACAGAGCACAGAAGCTATGATGAGCAAGGCAATTGCTCTTATGCGCGTGTCGAACACTATGATCCGTCCGGAGCGATCACTCTTCAAGAGGACTACAGCTCCGAACAGTTGTCGTACAAGCTCGAAAAGATCTATGATGCCAAGGGGCTTCTTGTCGAAGTTGTGCATTACTCCCTGTCAGATGACAATGTGATGGATGTCGACTCTCGCACCAAGTACAAATACGATGACAAGGGCAACTCTATAGAGGAGGTGTCGGATTATCCCAGACAGGGAAACTCTCAGACCTTGAAGAGAGTCTATAAGTATGACCGTAAAGGTAACTGGATACGCCTCGAACTCACCCAGATCTATGACGGTGAAGTGACCCCATTGAAGAATGTCACCGAGCGAGAGATCACCTATCACAACTAATGGCCTCTTCATGTCCCATGAAGTCTAAGATTCTTCTTCTCTGTATCCTCTTTCTGGCAGCTTGTGCACAAGCTCCTAAGTCTTTTCCGGCAGAGGAGACAGATTTGTCGAAGTTTGATCTCAAAGGGGATGTCAAGAGTTGTACGTACCATGCCTATCATCAGTTTGATGATGTAGATACCTTGTCTGCCTATTGGCAGGGGCCACTCTTGGAGAGGGTGGAGACACGTTTTTTCGATGTACATGGTATGGTAGTCTTCATCTTGACCGAGGACATTGATGGGCATTCGACCGAAGTCGCTTTTTTCCACGACGATGATCATCGGGTCGTGGAGATTGCTCAGGCTCGAGAGCCGGGGACGATCCTTTTTAAGGAAAGCCATGCTTATGACAAGGATGGTAATCGTATTGAGAGTCTCAAGATGGAGCCTTTCGACCAGCCCGAACGCCGCATGACCTATACCTATGATCACAATGGCAAGCTTGTCGAGGAACGCTCTTACCATGGTGCCGATACGGTGACATCGAGAGTCGTCCTAAGTTACAACGATGCCGGTAAGGTCTCGAAGATCTCAAACTATATCGGGCGGACAATCCTGTCTTCCGAAGAAGTACGTACCTACGGTGCCGATGGCATACTGACGGAAGCCATCGAGACTTACAACGGAGATGATCATTATGTCTCGATTGAGTCTCGCTATGACAGAGAGGAGAGGGTGATAGAGACCATCATGAGAGATCATACGGGAGGATACCGGAAACATGTCTTTGTCTATGGCAAAAATGGAAGCATGGACAAAAGTATATACCTCGTGGAGGGAGACGATAGTTCGACTTTCGTGGGTGTCGACCGGGTGGTTTGCGATCAACAAGGGCGAACCATTGAGGAGGCTTTCCTTGAGCCTGGTGAGGATGGACAGCTTCATCCGTTACGCCGTCTCATTCATCGCTACGACGAAGACGGACGACTGCTCGAGACACTCTATCTCGACCCTGATGGCAATCGAGAGGCATTGAGGACTTGGCAGTACGAATATGATGCCAAGGGCAACTGGGTCAGGCAAGTCATGAGTCACTCCGAAAATTCCGACTCGGATGCTTTGACCAAGACTATCACCATTACTACTCGTAAGATCGAGTATTATCGATAGAGAGAAGACAGACATACGTCCGCGACTGCGATGAGTGGTCGCTTCTCAAGCTCAGCTTATCTGCGAGTCGCTCCACAAGGCTCAAATATAAGCTGAGCTTACTTTTTTCGGATCGATGTCAGGGCACAAAAGCCATCTTCTTTTTCTTCGTTCATTTAGCATACATTCCTTTTATACTCACTGACAGATATCCATTCAGAGAGGGTCGATTTCCGTCGATTTAGTATGATGTGCCATAAGTGTAAGCTTGCGGTAGTATCTGTTGATGGCGATTTTTGTGGATTCGATGGGTCGAATAGCCCGATTCAGCACTCTAAGTTGAAATGTTTTTTGATGATTCTTTGTATCTTTAGGGGATTTCGCAACCCTCCCAGCCTGCTCAAATAGAAAACGTTTGTTGATATAGAGCAGTTTATGAATATACAATAATATAACTATGATAGAGAGTGAAAAACCTCCTGAAGAGCCATGATGCCTGATAGGAAGTCTGAAAAACAAAGGACATATCTTCCAAGCACTTTGGTGTGCACAAAGTTTTTTACACATCCGGAATACAACCTAAAACTATAGAAATACTATTACTAACAAGCAAAAACAAAAAACACTTATGAAGAACGCAATCTATCGTAAGAGAGAAGTTGCCGACCGAGTGAAAAGTAAGCCAAGAAGGCTCTCAAGACTATTTGTCCCCTGTCTTCTTGCTAGTTTCTTACCACAGTTCACGACGCTCTCGGCGCAAAATGACAAGTATGAAGCAGGAGGGGGTAGCCGTACCGTACTCACACCCGGGTCGATATCCTCCTCTACTGACACAGTTCAGCAGCGAAAGACTCGCAAGATATCGGGTAAGGTAGTCGACGAAAACAATGACCCTCTACCTGGGGTAAGGATCCTTATCAAAGAGACGAAGCGTGGCGGGGTAACAAACGATCAAGGAGTATTCTCTCTTACTCTGACCGACGAAGAGCACACCCTCATACTATCCTATGTGGGCATGAAGACTCAGGAGGTCGTCGTGACGAAAGGTACAACCTTCAATATTGCCCTACAACCCCAAGCCGAGGGACTGAGCGAAGTTGTCGTGACCGGATATCAGACCATATCTAAAGAGAGGGCCACAGGGGCGTTCGACATCGTCAAGAAAGACTTCCTGGAGAAGCCTGCCATCAATCTGGCTTCGAAACTCGTAGGTAGCGTGGCAGGGCTTCAGGCCACACAAGACGCTGAGGGCAATATGAGCTTTTCCATCAGAGGTCAGAGCAGCATTATGACAAATGCCAGCCCTTTGGTCGTGGTGGATGGATTTCCGATAGAGGATAGCTTCAGCTCCATCAACCCTGATGATGTTGCAAGTGTGTCCGTGCTGAAGGATGCCGCTGCGGCTTCTATCTGGGGAGCAAGGGCTACCAATGGGGTCATCGTCGTGACCACGAAGCGAGCCAAGGCCGGACAACCTCTACGTGTCAGTGCTTCTGTGCTGACCAGGATCGGTAGCCGACCTGACCTGGACTACGTACTGAACCGAGCATCGGCATCGGAGACCGTCGAGTTTGAGAAGATGCAATTCGGGAAGTGGGGCAATTCGCTGGTGGCGATGAATCTGAAGAAAAATGTATATCAGTACAGAAGCCAGGCAACGACCCTATACAATGAGTTTCAGTTGGGCAACATCTCAGAGACGGAGATGAACGAGAAGTTGGCTCTCTTGCAGGGATTGGACAACAGACAGCAGATGAGAGACCTCCTCTTTCGATCTCCGGTCTCACAGCAATACAATGTCAGTCTGTCGGGAGCGAGCGAGAAGATGACGAATAATTTGTCTCTCATGTATGAGCATGACCGAAGGGCAAGCATCAAAAATCAAAGCGAAAACCTGATGGTGAATTACCGCAACAATATTGCCCTTTTCAAATGGATGGACATCAATCTGTCTACGATGCTCCAGTACAAAAAGGCCAATACTTCGGGGATAAGTATCTCAGAGCTTCGAGACTTGGCACCTTACGATATGTTGGTAAATCCTGATGGATCTTATACCGACGTAAACACTTCTTACTTCCGTCCATTGATCGAGCGATCAGTCCCCAAGGATCAGTTTCCATACTCAGACTGGAGCTACAATCCCATCACCGAGATGAACAATCGTGATCTGACAAATGCTCAGTTGAACACCCGTCTGAATGCAGGGATAACCCTCAAGCCTTTGGAGGGACTCAGCTTAGAATCCAAGATCCAATACGAGATATTCAAGCACGACTTCAGGAGGCTGTATAATGACAAGACATGGTTTGTGCGCAAGGCCGTCAATGAAGCGGCATCATGGGATACCGACACTCAGACGGTCACGCCCAATCTCCCCAAAGGCAGTATCCTTGACGAAGAGCAGCTCAATAGCAGGACATATAACTTCAGAAATCAGGTGAACTTCAACCGTCTCTTTGCAGACAAGCACAACATCAGCGTCTTGCTGGGGACTGAGATCAGCGAGACCGTCCACAATATCCGTATACCTGCAACATCTTATGGCTATGATGACGAGCACCTCACGGTCGGAACATTTCCCAACGGTCCCGGTGGATACCCCAATTCGATCTACAACTGGCTCGGCAGGGGGCAAACATTTGACTACACCAACAAGTACAAAGAATCGACGGATAGATTCTTGTCCGTATATGCCAATGCCGCATATACATTCATGAACAAATACTCGATCTCGGGTAGCTTCAGGAATGACGCATCGAACTTCATCAGTGATGATCCTAAGTACAGATATTCTCCATTCTGGTCCATGGGTATGTCTTGGAACATCGGAGAGGAGTCCTTCCTGAAGGGGATGAGCAAGCTTGATCTCCTGAAGCTTAGGATGACATACGGTTACAACGGGAACTCTGACAACTCCACCTCTTTCAAGCCATTGATGAGGATGACCGGCGTAAATCCCTTTACGGGCGAAATGACCGGTGAGCTGACAAGTAAAGGCAATCCCACACTACGTTGGGAAAGGACAAGCATCCTCAATCTTGGTGTGGATTTCTCCGTGCTTTCCGGTATGATCAGTGGGAAGATCGACTACTACAACAAGCACGGTAAGGACATCCTTGCGGCGATAGACATCCCTATGGCTCATGGCTCGAAAAGAGAAAAGATCAACAACGCAGAGATCCTCAACAGAGGGATAGAGGTCGAGCTCAATGTCCAAAAGAATATATATCGCAATAAAATAGGGTGGAGGGGTACCCTCAACTTTTCGTACAACTCGAACAAGATCCTCAAGCTGTTCCGTTCGACACAGCCACATTGGGTATTGGTCGGGCAGAGTGGATCACACTCTTATGTCGAAGGTTATGATGCCAATGAACTATGGTCTTATGTATATGGCGGAGTGCAAAATATAGGGACTCCCGATGCGCCAAATATGCAACCCGTCATCAAGATGAACG
This is a stretch of genomic DNA from Porphyromonas cangingivalis. It encodes these proteins:
- a CDS encoding RHS repeat domain-containing protein — protein: MKSKILLLCILFLAACAQAPKSFPAEETDLSKFDLKGDVKSCTYHAYHQFDDVDTLSAYWQGPLLERVETRFFDVHGMVVFILTEDIDGHSTEVAFFHDDDHRVVEIAQAREPGTILFKESHAYDKDGNRIESLKMEPFDQPERRMTYTYDHNGKLVEERSYHGADTVTSRVVLSYNDAGKVSKISNYIGRTILSSEEVRTYGADGILTEAIETYNGDDHYVSIESRYDREERVIETIMRDHTGGYRKHVFVYGKNGSMDKSIYLVEGDDSSTFVGVDRVVCDQQGRTIEEAFLEPGEDGQLHPLRRLIHRYDEDGRLLETLYLDPDGNREALRTWQYEYDAKGNWVRQVMSHSENSDSDALTKTITITTRKIEYYR
- a CDS encoding SusC/RagA family TonB-linked outer membrane protein → MKNAIYRKREVADRVKSKPRRLSRLFVPCLLASFLPQFTTLSAQNDKYEAGGGSRTVLTPGSISSSTDTVQQRKTRKISGKVVDENNDPLPGVRILIKETKRGGVTNDQGVFSLTLTDEEHTLILSYVGMKTQEVVVTKGTTFNIALQPQAEGLSEVVVTGYQTISKERATGAFDIVKKDFLEKPAINLASKLVGSVAGLQATQDAEGNMSFSIRGQSSIMTNASPLVVVDGFPIEDSFSSINPDDVASVSVLKDAAAASIWGARATNGVIVVTTKRAKAGQPLRVSASVLTRIGSRPDLDYVLNRASASETVEFEKMQFGKWGNSLVAMNLKKNVYQYRSQATTLYNEFQLGNISETEMNEKLALLQGLDNRQQMRDLLFRSPVSQQYNVSLSGASEKMTNNLSLMYEHDRRASIKNQSENLMVNYRNNIALFKWMDINLSTMLQYKKANTSGISISELRDLAPYDMLVNPDGSYTDVNTSYFRPLIERSVPKDQFPYSDWSYNPITEMNNRDLTNAQLNTRLNAGITLKPLEGLSLESKIQYEIFKHDFRRLYNDKTWFVRKAVNEAASWDTDTQTVTPNLPKGSILDEEQLNSRTYNFRNQVNFNRLFADKHNISVLLGTEISETVHNIRIPATSYGYDDEHLTVGTFPNGPGGYPNSIYNWLGRGQTFDYTNKYKESTDRFLSVYANAAYTFMNKYSISGSFRNDASNFISDDPKYRYSPFWSMGMSWNIGEESFLKGMSKLDLLKLRMTYGYNGNSDNSTSFKPLMRMTGVNPFTGEMTGELTSKGNPTLRWERTSILNLGVDFSVLSGMISGKIDYYNKHGKDILAAIDIPMAHGSKREKINNAEILNRGIEVELNVQKNIYRNKIGWRGTLNFSYNSNKILKLFRSTQPHWVLVGQSGSHSYVEGYDANELWSYVYGGVQNIGTPDAPNMQPVIKMNDGGVSGFANLSVKDGLDFCRPQGALVAPYVAGMLNSFNIYDFTVSFLLTGKFGHVFRRTGFNYPSISDRGVYPNKLLSEVIRSDGSDIVPLPKRDDDQTYAKYAEFAYYMDYLTESASHVRLSEVNLTYTLPSSVTSRVGVRNASVYVQGNNLLTIKQTKYDEDPEFKRGALRLQPTWLFGLKLEF